The DNA sequence GTCACCATCTATCCCCGGAGAAAATGGGTCCATCTAGAAATGCCTTAGCATTTCTTCTTTTCTTTTTCGGAGGGCTTTGAAAAAAAGTGAGAGCACCCCTCGGCGACAACCTTTAGTTTTTCTTATCTCTTTTCGCGTCACCATCTATCCCCGGAGAAAATGGGTCCATCTAGAAATGCCTTAGCATTTCTTCTTTTCTTTTTCGGAGGGCTTTGAAAAACTTAGGTTGGCGCCAAATTTACATAATACAGGAAGGTTTTTTTGTAATTTCTCTTATAACAACTGAGAGCACCCCTCGGCGACAACCTTTAGTTTTTCTTACCTCTCTTCGTGTCACCACTTAGCCCCGGAGAAAATGGGTCCATCACGAAATGCCTTAGCATTTCTCCCTTTCTTTTTCGGAGTGTGCAGAAAAACATAAATTGACGACAGATTTACTTGATACAGGAAGGTTTTTTTGTAATTTCTCTTATAAAAACTGAGAGCACCCCTCGGCGACAACCTTTAGTTTTTCTTGCACACCATTCTGAATTAAAAAAGAGCTAATCTGCATCGATTAGCCCTTACTGGATGTACTAGGTTAATGTAATTGATTCAACCGTGGTAGCTTTAATTTCAAGCCACGAATTCGCGATATCCCGAAAAACTTCTTGGTTTCCAGTTGTAAAGTATAAATGTTTTGGTTCTCTTTCATCCGTAAACAATAGATTATTAAAATACAATAGAGTACTAACTTCTCTTGCTGTTTCATCCCCTGAACTTATTAGCATGATTTCATCACCGACGACTTCCTGAATACATGAACGGAGTAAAGGATAATGAGTACACCCTAATATAAGGACATCATATTCTTTATTCATTAGCGGTTGCAAAGATTGCGTCACAACATCAAGTGCCTCTTCTCCATCAAAGACGCCACGTTCAACTAATGGAACAAACCTTGGGCAAGCTAAGCTCTCAACGATAACGTTACTATTGATGCTTTTTAAGGCTTTTTCATAAGCGTTACTATTTATTGTCCCTGTTGTACCTATGACAGCCACATTGTCTTTTCTGGTCATTTTAAGTGCTGAAATCGCTCCTGGATGGACAACGCCAACGACAGGAATGGAAAGTTTCAATTTCACTTCATCTAACACGACAGCTGTTGCCGTGTTGCACGCAATTACAAGCATCTTTATATCATATTCTAGTAGTTTATTAATCATTTGCCATGTGAATTCTCTTACTTCATCACTTGGTCTTGGACCATAAGGACACCTTGCTGTATCACCAATATAAATAATTTGTTCCTTTGGGAGTTGGCGCATGATTTCACTAGCAACCGTAAGACCTCCAAGGCCAGAATCAATAACTCCAATTGGTCTGTTCAATAGTTCTCCCTCAATTTCTTTGATAATCTGTGTTGTTCGTCATTACTCATTTTTCTATTTTCTCATGTTTTATTATAAATGCAAGAAAAAAAGAGGTTAGACAAAAGGTTGTTTTTTAACCTTTTATCCTAACCTCTCAGTATTGAGCGTGGCGAGTGAAGCCATTGCAGATGTTTTAGCTAGTTCTGTCACAGCACCTTCTATAAGGTCAACTATTTACTCGCCAAGTCCTTCGTTAATTACTCCTTCAAGAGCAGCCATAGCTTCTGCCTCATCAGAACCTTCTACCTTAATTGTTACTTCCGCACCTTGGCCTACCCCAAGAGACATTACACCCATAATTGATTTTAAATTAACTTCTTTACCCTTATAAACAAGCGTAATCTCAGAAGAATACTGACCAGCTTTGTTCACGAGTTGTGTTGCTGGACGTGCATGAATTCCTGTTTCACTTGTGATTTTAAAAGATTTTTCTACCATAAAGCTTCCCTCGTTTCTAAAAATTATTGGATAAATTCTTCTGCCTAAAAATAAAGCACCAAAAATCTTTATGTACCAGTGCTTTTATTATAGGACTTAAATATAGAAAAGACATAAGTAAAGAAGAAAATTGATGACCCTGAACCTATATAGCATAGATTACCCTACAGTCTTTCCAATTAAACGACTTTACTTATGCCTGATCGTATCGGTAACATGTAAATGCCTCATGTATGTTTGAAATTTATCTTAAGTTGTGTTTA is a window from the Bacillus alkalicellulosilyticus genome containing:
- the racE gene encoding glutamate racemase translates to MNRPIGVIDSGLGGLTVASEIMRQLPKEQIIYIGDTARCPYGPRPSDEVREFTWQMINKLLEYDIKMLVIACNTATAVVLDEVKLKLSIPVVGVVHPGAISALKMTRKDNVAVIGTTGTINSNAYEKALKSINSNVIVESLACPRFVPLVERGVFDGEEALDVVTQSLQPLMNKEYDVLILGCTHYPLLRSCIQEVVGDEIMLISSGDETAREVSTLLYFNNLLFTDEREPKHLYFTTGNQEVFRDIANSWLEIKATTVESITLT
- a CDS encoding phosphocarrier protein HPr — translated: MVEKSFKITSETGIHARPATQLVNKAGQYSSEITLVYKGKEVNLKSIMGVMSLGVGQGAEVTIKVEGSDEAEAMAALEGVINEGLGE